AAGCCGTGCTCCACACCTTGATCTTTTGGACTGTCCTTTGGCGATACGCATCCGGCAGTTAAAATGGCTAGCCCCGCTAATATGACTATAGCGCGAAAAAACAATTTCATCTTGACGATTTCCCTTCAAGGCAAATGATTCAATCCCCCCCCTACCAGATCGCCATGATGTGGTCAGTCTGGGACCGCGATTGCAATAGCCAATTTTTATTAAGACAATTACAATAAGAATTCAACAAGGAGATTTTCATGTTCAACCTAAAGGTTCAAGGCCAGCGCGTTTCTCATCTTCCTTTTGAAGAACTAAAAACGCAGGGATATCTTGAATGTATCGAATCCGCCATTCGGATCGCCAAGGAGAAGCTAGACAAAATTAAGTCTCTTCCTGCTGGCTTTGATAATACGATCTTAGGTCTTGACGAATGCTCAGATGACCTGCGCATTGCTTCGAATCTCTATCATGCTATTTTTGCGGCACACGGGAATGAACGCATTCGAGCGTTGGCCGCGCCAATTAGTCAAAAGATTACAGAGTTTTCAAATGACTTACTTTTAGACGAAGCATTGTTCGGCAAAGTCGAAGCCGTCTACCAGAACAAGACTCAGCTTTCGCTGGGCACAGAGCACACGACTTTGTTAGAAAAAACTTATCGCGACTTTGTACGTAATGGAGCGCAGTTAAACATCGAACAGAAATCGCAATTGCGAAAGATTGATGACGAGCTTTCTAAGTGTGCGCCAGAGTTTTCAAATCGAGTATTGAAGGCAACTAATAGTTTTGAACTTCATATCACTCTTGAGAAGGATCTCGAGGGAATCCCCCAAGATGCCATAGCAGAAGCGAAGGCCAAAGCGGCAGACCGTGGTGGTTGGATATTTACACTACAGGCACCGAGCCTAACGCCTTTTTTGACTTACTGTAAAAATCGAGAACTCAGAAAACAAATGTGGCTTCAGTACAACTCGAGATGCTTGGTTGGCGAAGAGACGACCGTCGAGCTTGTTAAAGAGATAGTGAAATTGCGGCACCAAAGAGCGCACCTACTCGGCTTTAAATCTCACGCTGAATATGTATTAGAAGAGCGCATGGCGAAGTCTGCACACCAAGTGAATAACTTTTTACAAGAGCTCAAGCAAGCTTACCTACCTGCAGCCAAACGCGAAATGGATGAACTCAACACCTTTGCTAAAAACGAATTAGGTTTTAAGGATGATGTTGCGCCCTGGGACGTGAGCTTTTTGATCGAGAAGAAGAAAGAGAAAGACTTTCACTTTAGCGAAGAAGAACTTCGTCCCTACTTTGAACTTAGACAAACGCAAAAAGGGTTGATGGACCTTACAGAAAAGCTCTTTAAGGTGCGGTTTCAAAAAACAAGTTTTGCTCTTTATCACGATCTCATCGAAAGCTACGAAGTGCTCGAAGCAAGCGGAGAGCACTTAGGTTTTATTCACTTGGATCTTTTTGCCCGCGATACAAAGCAAGGTGGTGCTTGGATGACGGCTTGGGTTGATCAAGGCAAATTCGACCAAAAAATCGTGCGACCTCATATTGCCATTGTGTGCAACTTCCGCCAGCCTTCTGAGGAACATAAGACTCTTCTTAATTTTATAGAAGCGCGCACACTCTTTCATGAGTTCGGCCATGCTCTTCACGGGTTGTTTTCAAAGTGTACCACCAACAGTTTGAGCGGCACCAACGTCTATTGGGATTTTGTGGAGCTGCCATCACAGTTTATGGAAAACTGGTTACTAGAACAAGACGTTGTGAACAAGTTTGCGACCCATTACAAAACCGGAGAAACCTTGCCACCGCAGTTGTTAAAGAAACTGCGCGATTCACAGCACTTCATGGCTGGCTACTATGGCGTCAGGCAGCTGAGCTTTGGAACTCTCGATATGGCCTGGCACTCTAAATCTTTAAACGAGCTTGAAGGTAGTGTTTTAGGTTCTCAAGATTTTCAACCTTTTGAAAAAGAATCTCTACAAGACTTACTTCTTATGCCGCAGGTGCCTGGCACGTCCATGTCTGCAGCCTTCTCGCACATTTTTGCTGGAGGTTACTCAGCCGGCTATTACTCTTACAAGTGGGCCGAAGTGATGGATGCAGATGCCTTTGAAGCTTTCAAAGAAAAGGGTCTGTTTGATCCAGCGGTGGCTCAGTCGTTTAAATCAGAGATTCTCGAGCGCGGCGGCAGCGAGCATCCAGAAACTTTGTACAAACGATTTCGCGGAAGACTCCCCACCCCCGACGCGCTTTTGCGCCGGGATGGAATCGCAAGTTTTGAAGAACAAAAATCTGAGAGCTAAATACGATCTTCAAAAAGAGCGCCGCGATGAGATCCAACCAAGCACATTGTGATCAACGAATGTTATTCATTCGTAGGTTCTGGTAATCTCTCAAAGTAATAGCAGAATTTGCTATCTTGCTCACCAGGAGGGAGTACTTCAAAACTTTTGGTCACAGTTCGGAACTCAGTAACACCTGTTAGCAAATAATCGCCGAATTGACGAACTCCGATTAGCGTTGGGTAATAATGAAGCGAGAATGGAACGATAAGCGCTTCAAGTTTAGGATCAAACCTAGCATGGTTCCTGTGATAATGATGAACTCCTACGTCACGATCAATCGTCATAAGTCTTACGTTGATATATTGCCATGTGTTCGTATGACAACTAGATTGCCAATTGTCCGGATCACAATACTGGGTTGCTTCTAATTGCCACCCCTGATAAACCTCTGGATCCGAAAAAAGCGGCCCTGCATCTGGGGCTTTAGAGGGCTTTCTCAAGCGAAAATAATAGCGGTCAGGCAACAAATTCCCCCTTGCCCAACAGCGTCCCTCCCAGGACCCAGCAATCTCTGCGGGGTTGGGTCGAGTCGAAAGATTCTTATTAAGGAACAATTCGTAAAGATGCTCCTGGGGTCGTTGGGCTTGAGCCGCCTCTTGCAACGCTTGCTTCGATTGTTGAGCTAGTAGATCTCTTCCCAACTGATCTAAAAACTGATGGTCCGGTATACCAACAAGATGTCCCGTCTCGTGGACTGCAAGTACAAAAGCTTCATCTGGCGTCACTCCATGGGTTTCAAAAAAGGGAACGCTGAGCACTATATGATCTGGTTTCTCAAGCGGTAGCGCTAAAGCCGCCTTTTCTTGACCCTCGTCGAACAGACGTTCCCGCTCCGATCGCTTAATGGGCTTACTTCTAACAGCTTCAATCTTTCCCAACCAGTTGCCCCTAAGGACTTCGTCATTAATCGATTTACTGGATCGAATAGCAACGTGAGCGCGATCAAGAGCAAAGTGAAACCGGGTCTCGTATATGTCGGCTCCACCGCCTTCCTTTCCTGCCATGGCACAAAGGGGGGTTAGCCAAAGAAGGCTTACACTTAGAAGTTTTGTCTTCATTTCATTCTCCTCATTTTTATTTCCTTATTAGAGTTCGCTGTTACTGGATAAAGCGAAACCCCCAGATGATAGACTCGAGTGGGTTTCTTGTTTCTTTCAAAAAAATTGCACAAGTCTCGTCGAAAGTTCTTAATTATTTCTCGCGCCTCATCTAGGTCTTCAGGATTAACTGCCATGGTCATTGAGGTATGACTCCTCAGATCGACGGGAACCTCTTCAAGTGCTCGAATAGACATTTCAAGAACCTGTCGCTGCAGGTTTCTAGCGGCTTTGCTTGTTAAATTTCCGTTGATATTTGTCGCTCGCGCATTCTTTGAAGTGTCTACCCATGATCCATCTGGCTTGATCTTTAGCAGACCAACTCGCTGGAGCCGCTCAACTGCAATTCGCACTTCAGTTTGGGATATCCCAAGGGTTTTTGCTAGGTACTTACAGTCGGGCTTGAAGTCGACGGCCCGGATGAGTTCAAGGATTGCATAGTGATACCAATCGGATATGATCGCATACGTATCAAGAGTGATTTGCTGATAACCATCGTTTTTTCTTCTTTGATGAGATGCTCGTTCATTAAGCTCCTCAAGCTTCATACCCAAGGCAAGTCCCAATCGTTCACGCATTTTTTTTGTGATGGGCCGCTTTCCTCTGAGCATGGCAGATAAAGGTGACGCCTCTACTCCTAGGGATCGTGCAAACGCTCTCAGGGAGTAGCTAGAGTTCTTTCGACATCGCTCTACAAACTCTTTCTGAAGCAGCATGCGAAATTCAGATTTATCTTTCGACATTTCCATGGTGCAGAGAATACACAATCTCATTGCGCCCCGCGACTCATTTTGTCACAAAGTGTGACAAACCAATTGTCACAGGTAATTTCTTCATTTGAAAAACACCGGAAGAACTTAAAAAACTCGCGCAGAGCTAGTGAGTATCCAAAAAGCTAGGATTAACGTTATAGCCTAAGCCATCCAACACTAGGCTCACTAGTGCGCCGGGATGGAATCGCAAATCGATAATCTCTTCATCTTGAAGTGAAGTCTTGAAGAAGTTCGTTTGACCTGTAGCCTCCCTACGGTCTCTGCCGCGTAATTCATTGTATTGACATTGGAGCTACGCTGTTGTACCATTGCTTATGATCTTCGATTGGGACGACCTTAAAGCCGAATCCAACAAGAGTAAGCACGGAGTGAGTTTTTCAGAGGCCGCAACTAGTTTTTCTGATCCAAACGCCATCGAGTTTCTCGACGGAAAGAACTCTGACAAAGAGGACCGATGGATATTGGTGGGACTCTCATCAAAGCTCCAGCTTCTTCTGATCGTTTTTGTAGAGCGAGAAGAAAAGGTCATTCGTATTGTCTCGGCGCGAAAGGCAGTTAAAGACGAGATTAACCAATATTTTTCAAGGATAAAAAAGTGAAAGTTAAATACGATCTTTCAAAAGCGAAAAGTGCAAAGAAGCGTCGAGGCTTAAAAGTTCAGAAAAGCTTTCGGCTCGATCCTGAGGTCTTGCTGTGGCTCGAAGAACAGGGTGAAAAACAAGGCATGGGATACCAGACTTTTCTTAACTGGTATCTAAACCGACAAATAGCTGAGGAGAAGACAACCAGCGAGCGGCTTGCTGCCCTCGAGGCTGAGATCTTTAAGAAGAAAAGAGCTTGAAACGAAGGCATAACGGCAGCGAGCATCCAGAAACTTTGTACAAACGATTTCGCGGAAGACTCCCCACCCCCGACGCACTACTTCGCCGGGATGGAATAAAGGTTTTGCCCGGGACAAACTAACTAGGTTCGTACCAACCATTGAAACTGCACCAACATCCGACTCCGAGTCAGACCAAGAAGCACACACAGTATAGACGCGCGAACAGGCTTCAAAAACACAACTCGCGCGCATCTAAACATGGGCAAGTAATTACTTAAATCGGCTTGCGTAGTCTTCAAAAACTTTTTGAATCTTTTCTAACTTCTCTAGGCATTCTTCTTTAGTGCCGCTCAAAGAAATCCGCTGTTCGGGTACAAGTTTCTCTGTCGCAAGAGTACAGTATCCCGAAGACCAAGCAACCCCTCCGAACTTTAGGTATTGTACGCTCGCGGCGAAAGGATCTTTAAGTTCAAGCCATTCAGGCTTGTTTCTCTGAGCATTAATTTTATACACAAAAGAAGATGATTTACCGCACTCGCGTCGAACATATTCCAGCTCTTTGGTTAAATCGGCGCCGTCATACAATTTGATTTCTCGCGCAGTCACAAAGAGATTCGGATGCTGGACGTAGGAATATGCTGTAGCCCCAGTAAGAAAAGATGAACCTTCTCTTCTGTAGACTCCATCTTTAAAAGCACATAACTCAGAGAAAATTCCAACCTGCACTCTTGGACTAATAGACTGTTGAAGTTGCTTTAAACCTTCTCTAAATCGTGTGGAAAAAGTAAGAGCAGTTGCAGAACGAGCATGCTTTCCTTCCTGTATCCAAACCGTCCTCACATCGTTTGTGGTCTCATCTTTATACTTATATTCGGCGTGATACGTCAGAGAATAGTAAACTTCATGAAAGATAAGAGCTGCTTGATTATTGCCGTCCATAAGGTCTATTCCGGCAGCATTCACCGTTATCGACCGGTCCTGCCTGGTCGCAAGCTGGTAGAGTTTTCCGCCACCTCTTCTATAGGCCTCCCAGTCCACAATCGTATCGTGTAACTCAATCTGAGCCAAAGGCAGCGGCGACCGATACCACTGATGCATTTCGATAGTCAAGAGTAGCCCCTCGTAGCTCATTGGATCGAGTAGTTCAATTTCATAAAGCTTGACTGCAATTTTCTCTAACGCCTCGGGCTTGAGACCTAGATCGCCCAAAGCGAACTTTAGTCTCTCGACGTCAGCGCCCCTGGCCGTTAGGTTGGCAAAATACGGATTCAAATGAAGTCCCTTTTCATAGAGGTCTACCAGGTAAAGCTTGGATCTGTCGCCGGGCGGAAAAATCCCTACGCCTCCATGAGTGCCGGTTCCCCAGCGAGGCGCAGACATTTTCTGGGCCTGTACAGCCTGCCCAGTTAATAGCTCGAACACAATCGCTGTGACACTTGCTAATACTAGATTTTTTAAATTTGATCTAAGTTTCATGTCTCGTTACTCCAATTTCTTTTGGTTATTAATCTTGTATTGTTTCAAGAGGGAACAAACTCAACGACAACTGATAAACCTGCCTGGATCTGCCGCCCTCCAAAAAGGTGCACAGCTCTTCGCTAAACTTTTGAATCATTTGCTTCGCCTTCGGGATCAACCTTGGGTCAATGTTCATTGTCATTCCAATCTGAGATCTGCACTCGATCGGCACTTCATCTAGAGCATCAATTGCCTTTGTCAGCATTTGTTTTTGATGAATTCGGTGAGCTGAAGTCGTTGTGGCCTTATCGTCAGTCGTCATATCTTTTCGCTTCTTTTTGTATCCCGCTTTTACTGGTTCGATATAACCAAGCTCAACAAGTCTTTGCATAGCAGCTGTCGACTGAGCTTCAGAGATCTTCAGGCGTTTGGAAATGTATTTCGCAGTTGGCTCGAACCTGGGGTTTTGACACATTTCCATAAGAGCTATGTGATACCAATCTGCGATAACCTGAAATTCTTCTAGCGAAATAGTTGTTTGCACATTTTCTTGAGTCTTTTTTGCGTGAGAGCGAGAACCACTTAGGAGGGCCGAACCACCGGGCCCAACTGAAATTCCATCACGACTCTCGGCTTTGCTTCCAGCGGTGAACGACTTTGGCTTCGAATTCCTTTTAGAATTCTGAACATCGTGCAAAGAAAGCCAAAACCTTTGGGCGTTAACGGGATCCAGTTCCAAGGCCATCATAAGTTTTTTTGAAGTACGGTCTGATGGGACTCTTTTACCAGAGATAATTTGTGAAAGAGCTCCGTCGTTGACACCTATACTGCGGGCAAAAGCGCGAATAGAATACCTGGGGTTCTGTTCGCATCGTCTTTCAAGCTCACGTCTGAGAGCCAGTCTGTAAAATGGGGCTGGAGTAGTCATGCGGACTGTTGTACACGGGCTGGCGAAACCCTCAAATCATTTTTGAAGCAAAGTGCTTCAAACTGCAGAATCCCGCCGAAGCAGGTAGGAATTACATTAAGTTTAGGCCAGCCTTTCATAATTATGATCGCCTCTCTTTAGAAGGCAGCTAAACGGCAACCTTTCGGAGTGAGTAGAATGGAAAAGCTTCGCTGCTAGATTCGCACGAGTGATTGATATTTTTCTGACAAAATACATAAAGCTTAAGGTACTTATAAATGATCCTGGATTCGATGGAACGTTGCGAGACTACTTAAACCACGCCGAAAAAATGCGAATTCTCAATGAGCCCGAGAAATGGATGGCGCTCAGAGAACTACGAAACATTCAGGCACATGATTATACCGAAGACGATTTGGAACGCTTTCTTACTTCACTAGAACTTGAGTCCGAATTTGTAATCCATGCGATTGGGAATGTTGAAATTGAGAATTAGTGAAAGTGAAGTGAACAACATTTTAAAGGGGCTTCGGGAGGCCACCTTTCTCGGGGAAGGTCA
The sequence above is a segment of the Bdellovibrionales bacterium CG10_big_fil_rev_8_21_14_0_10_45_34 genome. Coding sequences within it:
- a CDS encoding peptidase M3, with protein sequence MFNLKVQGQRVSHLPFEELKTQGYLECIESAIRIAKEKLDKIKSLPAGFDNTILGLDECSDDLRIASNLYHAIFAAHGNERIRALAAPISQKITEFSNDLLLDEALFGKVEAVYQNKTQLSLGTEHTTLLEKTYRDFVRNGAQLNIEQKSQLRKIDDELSKCAPEFSNRVLKATNSFELHITLEKDLEGIPQDAIAEAKAKAADRGGWIFTLQAPSLTPFLTYCKNRELRKQMWLQYNSRCLVGEETTVELVKEIVKLRHQRAHLLGFKSHAEYVLEERMAKSAHQVNNFLQELKQAYLPAAKREMDELNTFAKNELGFKDDVAPWDVSFLIEKKKEKDFHFSEEELRPYFELRQTQKGLMDLTEKLFKVRFQKTSFALYHDLIESYEVLEASGEHLGFIHLDLFARDTKQGGAWMTAWVDQGKFDQKIVRPHIAIVCNFRQPSEEHKTLLNFIEARTLFHEFGHALHGLFSKCTTNSLSGTNVYWDFVELPSQFMENWLLEQDVVNKFATHYKTGETLPPQLLKKLRDSQHFMAGYYGVRQLSFGTLDMAWHSKSLNELEGSVLGSQDFQPFEKESLQDLLLMPQVPGTSMSAAFSHIFAGGYSAGYYSYKWAEVMDADAFEAFKEKGLFDPAVAQSFKSEILERGGSEHPETLYKRFRGRLPTPDALLRRDGIASFEEQKSES